A DNA window from Malus domestica chromosome 12, GDT2T_hap1 contains the following coding sequences:
- the LOC103448736 gene encoding uncharacterized protein isoform X1, with protein MEESIRSLCKGVASFCNHFHSSCDALKTSVDRRPIPLDTASSNFLNPSTAASPPPAPNSTSLKRCRSAPSPSRSSWDTAARSKDNQTCLLHLQRRLSPSSVAQLEIDEDDFERTPVVQEEGFYAPVIDEEEDLLDESLSLKKLGLSDASLATLASQGQKFISKPVNLFVCDF; from the exons atggaggaaTCGATTCGGAGCTTGTGCAAGGGCGTCGCGTCCTTCTGCAACCACTTCCACAGCAGCTGCGACGCCCTCAAAACTTCCGTCGACCGCCGCCCCATCCCTCTCGATACGGCGTCGTCCAACTTCCTCAATCCCTCAACCGCCGCGTCTCCGCCGCCAGCACCCAACTCAACCTCCTTGAAACGATGTCGCTCGGCACCGTCTCCTTCGAGGAGCTCTTGGGACACTGCTGCGAGGTCCAAGGACAACCAAACCTGCCTCCTCCACCTCCAACGTCGTCTCTCCCCCTCCTCCGTCGCCC AGCTTGAGATCGACGAGGACGACTTTGAAAGGACGCCGGTTGTTCAAGAGGAGGGATTCTATGCACCTGtcattgatgaagaagaagattt ATTGGATGAGTCTTTGAGTTTGAAGAAGCTCGGGCTTTCGGATGCGTCTCTTGCCACTTTAGCATCTCAAGGTCAG
- the LOC103448736 gene encoding uncharacterized protein isoform X4, translating into MEESIRSLCKGVASFCNHFHSSCDALKTSVDRRPIPLDTASSNFLNPSTAASPPPAPNSTSLKRCRSAPSPSRSSWDTAARSKDNQTCLLHLQRRLSPSSVAQLEIDEDDFERTPVVQEEGFYAPVIDEEEDLLDESLSLKKLGLSDASLATLASQV; encoded by the exons atggaggaaTCGATTCGGAGCTTGTGCAAGGGCGTCGCGTCCTTCTGCAACCACTTCCACAGCAGCTGCGACGCCCTCAAAACTTCCGTCGACCGCCGCCCCATCCCTCTCGATACGGCGTCGTCCAACTTCCTCAATCCCTCAACCGCCGCGTCTCCGCCGCCAGCACCCAACTCAACCTCCTTGAAACGATGTCGCTCGGCACCGTCTCCTTCGAGGAGCTCTTGGGACACTGCTGCGAGGTCCAAGGACAACCAAACCTGCCTCCTCCACCTCCAACGTCGTCTCTCCCCCTCCTCCGTCGCCC AGCTTGAGATCGACGAGGACGACTTTGAAAGGACGCCGGTTGTTCAAGAGGAGGGATTCTATGCACCTGtcattgatgaagaagaagattt ATTGGATGAGTCTTTGAGTTTGAAGAAGCTCGGGCTTTCGGATGCGTCTCTTGCCACTTTAGCATCTCAAG
- the LOC103448736 gene encoding uncharacterized protein isoform X2 yields MEESIRSLCKGVASFCNHFHSSCDALKTSVDRRPIPLDTASSNFLNPSTAASPPPAPNSTSLKRCRSAPSPSRSSWDTAARSKDNQTCLLHLQRRLSPSSVAQLEIDEDDFERTPVVQEEGFYAPVIDEEEDLLDESLSLKKLGLSDASLATLASQANAKSEEPDIAMHEF; encoded by the exons atggaggaaTCGATTCGGAGCTTGTGCAAGGGCGTCGCGTCCTTCTGCAACCACTTCCACAGCAGCTGCGACGCCCTCAAAACTTCCGTCGACCGCCGCCCCATCCCTCTCGATACGGCGTCGTCCAACTTCCTCAATCCCTCAACCGCCGCGTCTCCGCCGCCAGCACCCAACTCAACCTCCTTGAAACGATGTCGCTCGGCACCGTCTCCTTCGAGGAGCTCTTGGGACACTGCTGCGAGGTCCAAGGACAACCAAACCTGCCTCCTCCACCTCCAACGTCGTCTCTCCCCCTCCTCCGTCGCCC AGCTTGAGATCGACGAGGACGACTTTGAAAGGACGCCGGTTGTTCAAGAGGAGGGATTCTATGCACCTGtcattgatgaagaagaagattt ATTGGATGAGTCTTTGAGTTTGAAGAAGCTCGGGCTTTCGGATGCGTCTCTTGCCACTTTAGCATCTCAAG
- the LOC103448736 gene encoding uncharacterized protein isoform X3 gives MEESIRSLCKGVASFCNHFHSSCDALKTSVDRRPIPLDTASSNFLNPSTAASPPPAPNSTSLKRCRSAPSPSRSSWDTAARSKDNQTCLLHLQRRLSPSSVAQLEIDEDDFERTPVVQEEGFYAPVIDEEEDLLDESLSLKKLGLSDASLATLASQVSV, from the exons atggaggaaTCGATTCGGAGCTTGTGCAAGGGCGTCGCGTCCTTCTGCAACCACTTCCACAGCAGCTGCGACGCCCTCAAAACTTCCGTCGACCGCCGCCCCATCCCTCTCGATACGGCGTCGTCCAACTTCCTCAATCCCTCAACCGCCGCGTCTCCGCCGCCAGCACCCAACTCAACCTCCTTGAAACGATGTCGCTCGGCACCGTCTCCTTCGAGGAGCTCTTGGGACACTGCTGCGAGGTCCAAGGACAACCAAACCTGCCTCCTCCACCTCCAACGTCGTCTCTCCCCCTCCTCCGTCGCCC AGCTTGAGATCGACGAGGACGACTTTGAAAGGACGCCGGTTGTTCAAGAGGAGGGATTCTATGCACCTGtcattgatgaagaagaagattt ATTGGATGAGTCTTTGAGTTTGAAGAAGCTCGGGCTTTCGGATGCGTCTCTTGCCACTTTAGCATCTCAAG